The following coding sequences are from one Marinifilum sp. JC120 window:
- a CDS encoding Hpt domain-containing protein, whose amino-acid sequence MSERILVQVDEDLEAIMGRYLEIRQKELAELEEAVAQKNFEIIRLLGHRLKGTGSSYGLDELTRLGTLIEDKAMDNDMSKVPEFTAEIRHFLNHIDIEFVEMDE is encoded by the coding sequence ATGAGCGAACGAATCCTTGTTCAGGTAGACGAAGACCTTGAAGCCATCATGGGCCGTTATCTGGAAATCAGACAAAAAGAACTAGCGGAGCTCGAAGAAGCAGTTGCTCAAAAAAACTTCGAAATCATCAGGTTGCTGGGACACCGTCTCAAAGGCACCGGTTCCTCATATGGACTTGACGAACTGACCCGACTGGGAACTCTCATTGAAGACAAAGCTATGGACAACGATATGTCTAAGGTCCCGGAATTCACTGCTGAGATCAGACATTTCCTGAACCATATCGATATAGAATTTGTTGAAATGGACGAATAA
- the budA gene encoding acetolactate decarboxylase: MKFTNKLSSALLLFALFIFCLPGLSAAGNTIYQYSIIDSLLAGNYDGELTIADLKKHGDTGLGTFNSLDGEMVFLDGEVYKVNARGKVLKTNDNELTPFAAAAVFKTDKIIKLDSVKSLDELNSKISKALGSENIFYVIRIDGKFHKMRTRSVPAQKKPYPPLKEVVKNQSIFGFKEIEGTMIGIKSPSYVKGIGVPGFHWHFINKERTFGGHVLNCIFKNMAAKVGTYNEFQLQLPETRSFLDSKFEKDRQKELKEVEKDSEKK; encoded by the coding sequence ATGAAATTCACTAATAAGCTTTCTTCTGCTCTTCTTCTATTCGCCCTTTTTATTTTCTGCCTGCCCGGGCTTTCCGCAGCAGGCAACACCATCTACCAATACTCGATCATTGATTCTTTACTTGCAGGCAATTACGATGGTGAACTGACCATTGCAGATTTAAAAAAGCACGGAGATACAGGACTGGGCACTTTCAACAGTCTGGACGGAGAAATGGTTTTCCTCGACGGCGAGGTATACAAAGTCAATGCCCGAGGTAAAGTCCTTAAAACGAACGATAACGAACTCACTCCATTTGCGGCTGCGGCTGTGTTCAAAACAGACAAAATAATTAAACTTGATTCCGTAAAATCTCTGGATGAATTGAACAGCAAAATTTCAAAAGCCCTTGGTTCTGAAAACATCTTTTACGTTATTCGTATTGATGGAAAATTTCACAAAATGCGCACCCGCAGTGTCCCGGCTCAGAAAAAACCATACCCGCCACTGAAAGAAGTGGTTAAAAATCAGAGTATCTTTGGATTTAAAGAAATTGAAGGAACCATGATCGGTATAAAAAGTCCTTCCTATGTCAAAGGGATCGGGGTACCTGGTTTTCACTGGCATTTCATAAACAAGGAGCGCACTTTCGGGGGGCATGTTCTTAATTGCATCTTCAAAAATATGGCCGCAAAAGTCGGAACATACAACGAATTTCAGTTACAACTTCCCGAGACCAGAAGCTTTCTCGACTCTAAATTCGAAAAAGATAGACAAAAAGAATTAAAAGAAGTGGAAAAAGATTCTGAGAAGAAGTAA
- a CDS encoding anti-sigma factor antagonist, giving the protein MEISSKKVGNVLILGIKGRLDALTSTDLENEMCKQIEAGETKIVFDLGDLEYISSAGLRAILFCAKKLKTTDGTIAFANIAGMISEVFEISGFGTMFNIYSSALTAAEKIS; this is encoded by the coding sequence ATGGAAATCAGCAGCAAGAAAGTGGGAAATGTTTTAATACTGGGCATCAAAGGACGCCTTGATGCGCTTACGTCTACAGATCTTGAAAACGAAATGTGCAAACAAATTGAAGCCGGGGAAACTAAAATAGTCTTCGATCTTGGGGATCTGGAATACATTTCCAGTGCCGGACTTAGGGCCATTCTTTTTTGCGCCAAGAAACTGAAGACAACAGATGGCACCATTGCTTTCGCCAATATTGCCGGAATGATCAGCGAAGTATTTGAAATTTCCGGATTCGGTACAATGTTCAATATCTACAGCTCCGCTCTTACCGCTGCGGAAAAAATATCCTGA
- a CDS encoding disulfide bond formation protein DsbA: protein MLRLVLTFLMTSIFLISGQTCKAEGSRTISKEEIRRVLKNNPDLIFDALKGHEEKLYDLLQIGLERKNKSRIRAGRLKQLKNPKNPQLHPGRPVWGSSNGKINIVVFSDFQSATSAKADKAIHELLEKHPDISYRFRHNPLGLHKMSLPAARYYEALAIQDQTKAKRLNRLLLQNRLSIKKNGTKRLDQLAEKCGADMAQLHRVLNSAQVNARIDGDRKEARKLGLTASPVFLVNGVTVTGAAPVEEFEEVLQMIRSN, encoded by the coding sequence ATGCTGCGTCTTGTTCTGACCTTCCTTATGACATCAATATTCCTCATCAGCGGGCAAACTTGCAAAGCCGAAGGGTCCCGGACCATTTCCAAGGAAGAAATACGCCGGGTTCTGAAGAACAACCCGGATCTGATTTTTGATGCCCTGAAAGGACATGAGGAAAAGCTCTACGACCTTTTGCAGATCGGACTTGAAAGAAAAAACAAATCCCGGATCAGGGCAGGCAGACTCAAGCAGCTTAAAAATCCCAAAAATCCACAGCTCCACCCGGGCCGCCCGGTATGGGGTTCATCCAATGGGAAAATCAATATTGTAGTCTTCTCCGACTTCCAGAGTGCGACCAGTGCGAAGGCGGACAAGGCAATCCATGAGTTGCTGGAAAAGCACCCGGACATCAGCTACCGTTTCCGGCACAACCCGCTTGGATTACACAAGATGTCTCTCCCTGCGGCCAGATATTATGAAGCCCTTGCCATTCAGGATCAGACCAAGGCAAAGAGACTTAATCGACTGCTCCTGCAAAACAGACTGTCCATCAAGAAGAACGGGACAAAAAGACTTGATCAGCTGGCAGAAAAATGCGGAGCGGATATGGCACAACTGCATCGAGTCCTGAATTCTGCACAGGTCAATGCTCGAATTGACGGGGACCGCAAGGAAGCCCGCAAGCTGGGCCTGACCGCATCCCCGGTATTTCTTGTAAACGGGGTAACTGTGACAGGGGCCGCCCCGGTGGAAGAATTTGAAGAAGTGCTCCAGATGATTCGCAGCAATTAA
- a CDS encoding chemotaxis protein CheD, whose protein sequence is MPQSESDVRRVFLHTGDAYIGVKPTIVSTVLGSCVAISMFSPRKRQGVICHAFLPSRSEIKNTNEPSIQICRYVDTAVDHLLKSMRRLGVRKNELEVKLFGGATGLTYSQVRPSCALGIGNRNVDAALENLKAIGLKPLTMDVGGNVGRKLLFSTYTGDVWIKRLEKKMF, encoded by the coding sequence ATGCCACAAAGTGAATCTGATGTACGCCGTGTATTCCTGCATACCGGGGATGCATATATCGGCGTAAAACCAACCATAGTTTCTACTGTTCTCGGGTCTTGTGTGGCGATATCCATGTTCTCTCCCCGCAAAAGACAAGGGGTTATCTGTCATGCCTTCCTGCCCTCACGCTCAGAAATTAAAAATACAAACGAGCCTTCCATTCAGATTTGCAGGTATGTAGACACAGCTGTCGACCATTTGCTAAAGAGTATGAGGCGTCTGGGGGTCAGAAAAAACGAACTTGAAGTTAAGCTTTTCGGTGGAGCAACCGGCTTGACTTATTCTCAGGTAAGACCGTCATGCGCGTTGGGAATCGGCAACAGAAATGTTGATGCCGCCCTGGAAAATTTAAAAGCAATAGGACTCAAGCCTCTTACCATGGACGTGGGCGGAAATGTAGGAAGAAAGTTGCTCTTTTCAACCTACACCGGAGATGTCTGGATCAAAAGGCTTGAAAAAAAGATGTTTTAG